A region of the Anolis carolinensis isolate JA03-04 chromosome 1, rAnoCar3.1.pri, whole genome shotgun sequence genome:
TTCTTgaggacagggtgacttggaggtctctcattcataaagtcaccataagtttttacttgacagcagttaacatgAAATAATGAAAGATTATGATAAAACAAATTTGGTAAATTGGAAGCAAAAGAATTCCATCAAAGATAGCAACTCAATTAGGCCTTGCAATGAATGGCATTAATAAGCTTCTAACCTCAAACTGCAGCTAGCAAAGGCTGAATGTATCTTAGCATCCAGGAAGGTTCTTTCCTCCCACACTACAAGGAACATTTCTCCTAATCAAAGATTTAAAATTTACCATATAGAAACAATAAAATTCATCACTGACAGTGGAAGATACATATCTGAGCAATGCTTCTATAATGCAGCACTTTCCCCTTAACCATTAAACAATGATGGCttaggggaaaaaagaggacatGGGAAGTTACACCAAAAATGTACTAGATGAGAGAACAATAAAAGCTAGTATTTTACTGGAAATGGATGAAAGGAGAGAACTGGAAGACCTGTAATTTGGAGTCTAGATACTATTATATTATGTCAATCTAGATCCCTAAACATAAAGCAATCTACATTCTGACTAAGCTTCATTTCTGTAAAAGTAAAGCACAAAGCTGTATTTCATCTGGTAGATTTTGGTGATGTCTCCTCAATTCTTATCAGATTTGAAATTCCCAGGAAATTCATGGGAATCATGAAAGACATTGTGACAAGACAGACAGCATTATCATGGAATGTTGTTCTAGACAAGGCTGTATAAGGCCATTGACAGCAATAGTCATAAAGAGGGTTTTCAAATTCAATTTGGTTCTAAACCTATCTGCATGACTCCCATTTGAAAATTCAAATGATAGAACAAATGACTAGCTTACAGCGTTGTACAGCTTCTCCTATTTACCAGCTGCCATATTGGAACCAACTTTCCAAACTGGACATCTGTCAGTTCTTCCTTGGCTCTTGCCCCAACCACACCATGACATAGGCAatcttgtctgattttggaaTCTAAGCAGGGCCAGGACTGGGTaacatttggatgggagactatctCAGAATACTATGGATTTCCAGGCAGAACAAAGAAAGAATCCTGCTTGCATTCCTGAAAAGTTGCTATCAGTCTGATGCAGTATTAGGTAGCTTCTTATGTTCCTATGATATATAACTGAGATTATTAGCAAGAAATAGCTTTTTCATGTCTCAAACTACTGCAAAGTGCATGTTATAAGATACcttcatcttcatcctcatcCTCGCTGGATTCACTAACGTGTACGCTGACTGCTGTGTTAGGGGAGTCTGTCCATTCAAAATATACCCCAAAACCAATGTCATAATTGTCTGTAGCAAACTCCCAGAAGAGATAAGAGCCTTCTTCATGCGTTGGTACACGAACTGTCACTACTTCTCCTCTGCCAACTGTGATCACAGAGTCTGCATCCTGGCGAATCTTCTCCTTGAAGTCTGATATCTGGGGCCTTGTCCACATGGAGGGCGCTGCTATGACTGGAACAGATTCTAGAAGGGAAGACAGGACAAAGAGAGTAAGCAAGCTCAAAAATTTATATCTGGACAAACAATAAGTCTTGGTGTACAGACTAATAAATGAGAAGAAACTCCCAACAATGCAGAAATTTCCCTTCCAAAAATATTTACAAGCATTCCCTGGGattatgaacaagacaggttctgtaggtttgttcttaagctgaatttgtatttaaattacaacaggcacatttttaaaatgtaatttttttaaagttttgggtagcatagggaaggttaaCATTTCTGTTATGCTTGTTTTGCtgactgttcagaagatttcacctcactttctattcaTATGACAGTTGGAATTGGAAAATTTTGagttgccctggaaactaggattgatgataaagcttcagtggagacacttttatCCCATGATAAGTTTTACAGGACTGAATTTCTCTTTTGAGGGGTTGATTTCCTCTCATATCATACTGTCtcaccccatttgtaactaggagtaaTATATAAATCAGATGCTtataactctgggactgcctctATTGCTATTTTCACTGAGGCCCAAAGGAAAAATGCTGATGCTTCAAAAAGTCTCCAGGTTTTAAGTCAGGTCAGGATTGGTTTAAGAGTAATAGAGTAAATTCCAAGCATATACTATGCATTACCTTAAACTAGAAGCAAATGGAAAGACTACTACTTCTCTTTTCACTCTAGAGCTTTCGTTTCTCTCTGCTTATGAGACTTCAACTCTAAGGAAATTTCACTGTAAAGCATAGTGGGCAACTATGCAACATGTAGGGGCCGCTCTGCCTCATCTTCCACCATGAACTGAAAATGACTGGAAGATCACCTTAAGCTTTCTGAAAATATTATGGACATTTTTCATACTTGTCATTGTAATTCTTCGAGTGGCCATCTGTGAATCACACAAATAGGGTTATCTGCACTTGTGCAGCACATCATTTGGAACATTTCAAATTCTTACGTAAACTTTTTTGGCAGCTGCATCCATGGAACTGAGGATTTAGGCAGGAAGGGTACAGTATATTGATCCTAGGAGTGGGCACCCATTCTTAGGGCTGACATATCTCAAAAACTAAGGACAGGCAGGATATAAAGAGGAGAGGATATGAAAGATGTCTTAAGAACCGCCTTTACTGAAGGCTAGAGGATATAGGAGAAGAAACCAACTGCTGTGGCATGCCAGACCAATAACACAGATACTTATTAGATTAGGCCTTATAAAGAGGCCTGTTCTTCTCAGCTCGAGTCTTGGTGGCAGCCAATAAGGTGCCTTGCGGCAAAGGTCCCAATTCTGCTTGCTCTGAGTTGTGAAGGCCTCGCAGTGAGGACATGAACCAACTTTGTGATCCTAATCCAAACAGAATAGATACTTGAAGTGTCTCAATTTCACCCTATCCCTCACAATCAATGAATTTTTAAGTAATGCCAAGGAGGCCATAAAATATCTCCATGGGAAAGGAATGGCCAAAAACAGGTTGAACCTGAAAGCCGCTAACTAAGCCCTAGTCTGAAACAGAAGGGACCAAGTGAGAATGAGAAATATAACAGAAAGCTGAAAATGTCGAAGGGAGGAAACATCCCAAAGTAAAACAGAGTCAAAAGGCTTCTAGCAGTGCCACTGCAATGGCAGTAGAAAAGGAGCTGATGAGGATTTAGGTGGGACAGGTACCATGGCGTGGAACAGAAAGTGGGCAGGATTACTACCAAAAAGCATTTAAATAGAGAATGTTTTCTGGATGCTTCTCCACTTCTCTATTCCCCCTTCCCATGCTaaaaagtgggaggaggaaaggaaatttTGGGATAAGCCCAAAAGATGTATAAAATGAATTCATGGATAGGCATAATTTCACTCCTTCCTCTAAAAAGTTAAGCAGCAGATAACTACAGATTCACAGAGAAGAGACAACAGTTTAAGGGCTTGACCTAGCAAAAAGGAATGCTAGTTGTtattaggcatgggcgaatttCTCAGAATCATTGTTAATCGGAataaaattgtatctattttgggttccgaacGGAGTTCCAGGGTGATTTGGCccttcggaattaaccttccaattcaaagcattggAACCCATTTATTTAATGACCTCGGAAAACCTTCGGATATACGAGAAAgcgtttttaattcaaccaaactttgtttgcagggaggagcagcctagcctgggcttgcctccttgcccaatcagtgctgattattataatacaatagagtcctggcagaaagggaagagcgTTTTCTCTCGAGTGGCTGGTGGCTAGCATCGGGCTTAATATCagccccataggaagaaacccagtCCTGAGTGTTTTTCCTCCTGGTTAGCAGCAGGCTTAATACCagccccataggaagaaacccagtcctgagcattttccctacTGGTTAGCAGCGGGTTTAATATCAGCCCTATAGGAAGAAACCTACTcctgagcgttttccctcctCGCTAACAGCGAGCcggttttgagacagcatggtgtagtgtagtggtttgagagttggattacgattgtggcttgattccccactcagtcatggaaacccactgggtgatcttgggcaagtcacacactctcagccccagaaaacccaatgaaacacgaaataacactttcaaactaggaacagatttccctattcagaggctgatggccatctgtcaggagtgatttgatggtgtactatgatttctgttcctgggtgataaatgtcatttcctaattggttctgtcatagaaacatggcaaaactttattacactgccaaaaccttGTCTTTGCGTAAGGGATATTgttctataaatagcacattatggttgttgagtctctctccacaaattcaacaaagtttctgaagtagaatgactttcaaagtaaagacaacccaaggaaacaggaaataacactttcaaaccaggaacagatttttgttattactgaaaaatgttttttttataaaaaatttgaaaatttgctaaaaatctgaggataagtcaaacgttgttagatttggtgagctaacagtggtaaatgtgttctaccactgtagcaagtttcattaggatagctcaaaaaatgagggagagagaagcccctcaagtttccccattgacaataatgttttccttcatgcgcatctgccattaacgaggtacatacaaagattcggaagtttcggaaagttttgaactttttgccctcaaaattcagaaatgactttagaaacgaagtgccagtgccctctacttttgaagagaatttagaaccatttttttcctggatcacacatgcctagttgTTATCCATGGCGGAAGAAACAACAAATAAGAAGTCCAGTCAGAATCAACATACAAGCTGgtttccatcatcatcaccatgatCATCTTGTTCAGGAATTTTTACTCATACCTTTTGGTCCATTCTCTAATGCTTCTTCTGCAATATCCGTTTCCAGGTCTTTTTCCGGGTTCTCTGTGTGAGGACTAGCTTGTCCATTTACTGATGGGATCTCTCCTGTGACAGCAGAGTTGGCCTTTGACATGGAAGTAACTGAAGCCCCTGCTGTGGCTGCTGCTTCCTGCTGCTTTTGCAAAGCTGCCTACAAATAAATATGGGACATAAGGACAATGAAAAATGGGACATAAGGACAATGAAACAGGAATTACATGTGAAATTAATATTATAGGTGAATAGCACACCACAATCTACATAAAAACTAACGAGGATTTGAATATGAGTCCCTAGTAACCATCATACTTTGACGATCAGTATTTACAGCAAATATTAACAGTAAATTATGTATCTCTGTGGACTGGGCAAAGGATCAGAAAAGAAGCTCTGTAGGAGGTAGAGAATTTTAGAATAACAGTTAACAAAATTAGCACATATAGTACAAACAATATTAAACTCCAAATTTATATCCTTAATTCCTTGTGAAAGGATAGAAATCAGAAAAATAGGGGATCTGTTTAACAAAAAAGAATGTTAATATAAGAATATGCTTTTATCCCTCTCCATGACAAACTGCAATACAGGCATGTTCTGCTGCTGATGCCTTAGCTGAGAACTGAGCATCTATCTTTCCGATAGcagctttgacaacacattggatTATACCTGTTGCTGTGCAAGCTGGACCTGATAAAGTTGTTGCATGTATTGTTGATAGTGTTGCTCTTGGAGCTGACGAATTAGGATCTGCTGCTGCTCATAGTTGCCCGGATACTGCTGGGCAGCATATTGTTGGAACTGAACAGCTGTCTGGGAGTTCAATGCTGCCATTATCTGTTGCCTAGATGAAGAACAAATTGCCTTGATAAATGATTCTACAGGCATCTGAGGACACCTCTGAATTACTCTCTAGGCATTTGAGACCATCAACTGGCATCAAATATATCAACCTAACTGCTCCTAAACCAACAAGCTTGCTATAGTAATAAAGATATACAATATTAGCCTTTCTTTCTGCAATATAATAGTATAGGAAAAAAGTGGTTGCAGTATTTACTTATGTACAGGTgattagtgttgtgcatttgtatggaattgctatccGTTTCTGTATGTTCCATTCACATGGCCCCATTTTTGTTTTCGGGTGCCACTTTTGAaaatgggtgcctatacaaatggcGTTTTGTAAAAGGTCCAAAATAAACCTGAATATTTTCATGCCTGCCAGGGCTGCAGGCCTTGGGAGGCACAAAcgtttctctcttcttccccccTTAACTGTgcaaagcaaaggaagaaaaaacaccTTACTGTAATTCCATCAGCATGTGTGGACACTGCGCATCTTCATGGTCTGGCATGCGCGCGCGTGCGTTTTGGGCCTGCTTGCCAGACGCATTCTTCTTGGAAAAAGCCCCATTTCAGACCCTGAAAGATGCGCTTGGCATTTAAGTGGAGCATCGAGTAAAATGCATTATTTCAGCGCTCCGCTTCAGGGCCCGCTGGCAGGCCTGCTCGCCAACACAGTCTTTTTCCAAGGAGAATGTGTTTGGCAAGCAGGCCCAAAACGCATGCACGTGCCAGACCCTGAAGATTCTCTGTGTCAACACACATCGATGAGTTACAGTaaggtttcccccccccccctttgctttACACAGTTAAGGGGAGAGAAGGGAGAAGCGCACAAAAATCAGACACAGTTACTGTTcccatttttaatttgtttcagtGGTGTTTCCGTACTGAAGGGGGGTGTACCATTTCGTGCATTCTGAATAAACAGAACGGTATGGAAACATGGATGAAACAAATTAAACAGTAACTGAGCCCATGTCTACAGGTGATGCCTTACTTCTGCTGTTCCATGCGAAATCTTTCTTCTTCTATTCTccgcctctcctcctcttcccgtctcagcctctcttcctcttctcgccttcgcttctcttcctctttttgcAATCGTTCTCGCTCTTCCTCTTCACGTTGTCTCcgttcctcctcttccctcctgtAATAGCCACATAGAGTATttggtgtgctatgatttttcTGTGTCCATCCTTCATAATTGATTAACAGTTGAGAAACAGATGATTTCTCCATCTCTCTACAGAGCTGGCTTTGGATATGCTAATAATGAAGGCAATCAAATAAGACACAGCCATATTATTTGTGGTGTATTTATATGTCGCTATTTCAAAGTACAGTCCATTTGATTCAAAGGGACTTAATCTGGGATAGGCATGAATAGGATTGCACTGTAAAGTAGAAGGTGATTTCGAGCAGCACAGAGAAGGTGTAAGAGATATGTTCCAGAATAAACACTACACAGAAagattattattttctgctttcCACCAGGGGTTAGAATCATGTCATTCTCCAAACATTGATGGATTACAAGTCCCAGTAGCACTAGCCAGTAGTAATGTTGAGTAATGTGCAATCCAACAACAACTGAAAAACCACATGATTCCTTCACTTGCTTCatataaaaaattgaaatgttAAAAAATAGTTATTCCCCACAGAAGGGAATAAGTGAAGGATGCCATTAGTGTGCAAGCAGAGTCACATCTGACAGGAAAAGGACAACGTAAGAACACAGTTCAATTTTTAAACAGGAATCCAAGTTCTGTGACACTGAACAAGATAATATATCAAACAGATATGCAAAAGATGAATGTCTGCATGCAAAAGATATCCTACTTTGATAAGATTCCTGTACAAGTAAAATATGTACGTGCTACTTCAAACAATGTTCATGTTTTCCAGAAACACTAAGATTTTCGAAACAAGTAAGCATGTTTCCAAAGACAGGAAAAAAATGTGGCACTAAATCCAATAGATTCACATTAAAAgtgttaaaaagaaattaaaaatgaagtgACTTTAAAGGCAGCCAGGACACCGCACATTACATGGTGCCCTACTCACTTCTAGGGTTGCTCACCTTTTTTTCTCCTGTTCTTCTCTCTCTATTTTATGGGAAGTAACATATGTGGAGAAGAGATGGCAGCACTTATTTAAGAGCTTGACAAACTCTGTCATGGCGTCCTGTTTTGTCATGTTTCCAAGGGCAGCCCATTCTTTCCTACAAGGAGGAAATAAGCAAACAGCATTTTGTCTACTGAGCTGTCCATATAAAGAGAGAACATGTTTACAAGTCTACACATTAAATGCCATTTTAGTACTtagcttttgtgtgtttttaattataatgtattttaactgcAAGCAGCTTTGAATCTCAACTCTGTCAGAAAATCAGGGCAAAAATAAattatagcagcagcagcaagtatGGGGCTATTACAAGAGGATTTCAAAACTAAAGGATCTCAATTTaggcaaaggaaaaagaaaacagcacAAAGAGACAAATACTAACAGCATCTCACAGTGGCTGGGATTTTCATGGTTTGACAACAAATTAGTAGGTTTCACATCAGTAGTGTGGTGTGTTCATTCCAAATTTCAATCCAGACTCTAAAGGGGATATGCATGATACCAATCATACAAAGAACATTTCAGATTCTATGGGTGCATCAAAAGTGTaggttaatgctgtttgacagtactttaactgccacgagtcaatgcaattattattattatttttattattaaactttatttgtaccccgctagcatctcccgaaggactcgatgcggcttacaaaggccaaggcctcaacacacaatataacaatacaaaacaaaaggcaaattaaaacaattaaaacagtataaacaacaagcaataaacaatacgctaaaacacaataaaactgggccgggccagagtaatgggtacaagattaaaagtgctgatgtgacaggtgatatataaggcttctagggcaagtgcagagtgcgatatacgatctagttctaataaagtgcttgtgggacttggagttggagatttcctattaatctgggaaggcacattggaacagccaggtcttcaagttctttctgaagactgccagtgtaggggcctgtctgagatccttggggagggtgttccagagttggggggccaccacagagaaggccctgtctcgtgtccccaccaaccgcgcttgcgacgcaggcgggatcacgagcagggcctctccagatgaccgaagtgaacgcgtgggttcataggcggagatgcggtcacggaggtaggatggtcccaaaccgttcagggctttgtaggtaagcacctgcaccttaaattgggctcggaaagtaaatggcagccagtggagctccttgaacaggagggttgacctctctctgtaaggggccccagttaacatgctggctgccgctcgttggaccagttgaaacttccgagccgttttcaagggcagccccacgtagagcgcattacagtagtccagtctggaggtgaccaaggcatggaccaccccggccagatcagccttcgcgaggtacggtcgcagttggcgcacgagtctcagttgtgcgaaggccctcccagacaccgccgacgcctgagccttgagcgtaagcgatgaatccaagaggactcccagactgcggacctgtggcttcagggggagtgtaaccccgtccagcacaagttgccaccctataccccggtcaggattacgatcgaccaggaggacctctgtcttgtcgggattgatcttcagcttgttcctcctcatccagatagacacagcggccaggcactcgtccagcacccgagaggcctccttggaattaggtggaaaggagtagtagagttgtgcgtcatctgcatagaggtgacacccagctccaaaactccggatgacctctcccagcggtttcatgtagatgttaaagagcatgggagacagaatagagccttgcgggaccccacagtacaaaggccaggggtccgagcaggcgtctcccagcttcaccatctgggatcgaccctccaggaaggatcggagccacgacaaaaccgtgcccccgagacccatcccagagagttgtcccagaaggataccatgatcgatggtattgaaagccgctgagatgtccaagagaaccaacagggtcacactccccctgtccagctctctacggaggtcatccaccaaggcgaccaaggctgtctcggtgccgtgaccaggcctgaaaccagactgtgactgatctaggtagttgatgtcatctagaaagccctggagctgggaggcaaccacccgctccagcaccttacccaagaaagggaggttggagactgGTCTGAAGTTGTTCAGCActgtggagtcaagggaaacctttttaaggagtggacgaaccacagcttgtttcaggtaagatggaaaaaacccctgctccaacgatgcattaatgatcaacacaaaccaatcaaccagcccctccctggccgatttaattagccaagacgggcaagggtccagagccgacgtggttgccctcacagccccaaggacctccaccacggtctcaggaagaacaagcctaaaagaatcccacaaaatcggacaagcagatgcctcaatcacctcccctggcactgtggtgaaattggagtcgagctcaaggcgtatctgagagactttgtctgcaaaatggtgtgcgaaatcgtgacaccgagttgctgggtcgtcaaaagtctcctccaccacaggtggctgaaggagttccccaacgacccgaaacaactccgatgatctattgctgcagacgctatacgggtagtcatataggactccttggctgctcgtatagccacggtatacgccctaagaaaggctgtagcccgtgctcggtcggacacgtcccgagaactcctccaagtgcgctctagccccctcctcgtatgcttcatcacagccagctccccagtgaaccagggagacggcttgtcatgacgcaacgtgATGGGACATTCGGGAGCAatcgtatctatcgccctggtcacttccctgttatagagattgaccaggacgtcgacaggatcgccaggctccatggcaggaaggaccccaagattcctcaggaatccctccggatccatcagtctcctggggcggacgatcttaatttgtccttcacccctgcggaggtttagggtcgccgaaagtctaaaactgaccagataatgatcagaccatgacacaggaagggtgttttgttcttcca
Encoded here:
- the acbd3 gene encoding Golgi resident protein GCP60, with amino-acid sequence MAAAAALSSERLEVSIDGLTLSPDSEEAPRGAQAQPRRPLPALVASHGGREEGEEQEETALAEEEPEREACEEEEEEEEEEEEGGDRGVRSLERRWGFGLEELYGLALRFFKEKDGKAFHPTYEEKLRLVALHKQVLLGPYNPDTCPEVGFFDVLGNDRRKEWAALGNMTKQDAMTEFVKLLNKCCHLFSTYVTSHKIEREEQEKKRREEEERRQREEEERERLQKEEEKRRREEEERLRREEEERRRIEEERFRMEQQKQQIMAALNSQTAVQFQQYAAQQYPGNYEQQQILIRQLQEQHYQQYMQQLYQVQLAQQQAALQKQQEAAATAGASVTSMSKANSAVTGEIPSVNGQASPHTENPEKDLETDIAEEALENGPKESVPVIAAPSMWTRPQISDFKEKIRQDADSVITVGRGEVVTVRVPTHEEGSYLFWEFATDNYDIGFGVYFEWTDSPNTAVSVHVSESSEDEDEDEENANSEEKAKKNANKPQLDEIVPVYRRDCHEEVYAGSHQYPGKGVYLLKFDNSYSLWRSKTVYYRVYYTR